Genomic DNA from Mycobacterium stomatepiae:
CGGATGCGACTGTCCGGGAGCTGCTCGCCGGCCTCGCCGAGCAAAACATCGGCGCCATGGTGGTGGTCGGCGACGAGGGAGTGGTCGGCATCGTGTCCGAGCGCGACGTCGTGCGCCAACTGCACGCGCATGGCTCCAGCATGCTGACCCGCCCGGTCTCCAAGATCATGACCGCAACGGTCGCGACATGCACGAAGTCCGACACGGTCGACGAGATCAGCGTGCTGATGACCAAAAACCGGGTGCGCCAC
This window encodes:
- a CDS encoding CBS domain-containing protein, which encodes MRIADVLRNKGAAVTTINPDATVRELLAGLAEQNIGAMVVVGDEGVVGIVSERDVVRQLHAHGSSMLTRPVSKIMTATVATCTKSDTVDEISVLMTKNRVRHVPVLDGKKLIGIVSIGDVVKTRMEELEAEQQQLQSYITQG